AGCTGAGAGTGGAGCCAGGaactattttttaaacattgcacAATAGACACAGTTTTTCCAGGGAACATAGATCTAGGTGATCTAGACTGCTTTCATATAGCAATGTCACTGCTGTTGACACCGATCATATGAAGGCATTTACAGGTTTATAAATTCCAATAAGAGACATTTCATCAGTATCAGTAACATTTATATAacctatttttatttcaagGTTCAAGTGTCACACAGGCCATGCTTTTGGACAACTTATCTATCAGTGTCTCATATTACAACACATATGACTGGCTTTGCCGTATATGGGCCAAAGACCATCAGCCTGATGTACAACACACCTCTCTGCTCTAAGTGTTCCACTTGAATGTCATCCTGTGCTGGCAGCCGCCACCAAGGCTGAAGGTCATTTTGTTCCTTCACCCTAAATGTTGTGCTCCTCTTCCGGTTGTATCTCCACAACCTCGGCTGTGGTCTCACTGGCTGCTTTTGACCCATCTTCTTCCTGCTCATCATCTGAGCAATCCGCCCAGCGTCCCACCCTCCTCACTCCCTCGCCTACCGCTGGGGCGTTAACACAGGGGTTGTGGTCGTAAATGACAAGTTTTAACCCCTGCATGTGAGACAGGGCTGGGAAGCGGCGTATTTTGTTCCGATCCACATCAAGGACAGCTAGAAAGTGCATTTCCAGCAACACTGGTGGAAACTCCGACAGCTGGTTCCCAGCAAGCCAGATGCTTCTTAGCTCTTCCAGTTGTCCAAGTTCTTGTGGTAAACTCCGTATCTGGTTATACCCGAGGTGTAGGGTCTTGAGATTGGAAAGCTCACAGACCACCTCagggaaaacagtgaaacagttAGTCTCCAGCCACAGAGTGTTGAGTTCCTTGAGCGCTCTCAGTTCACTGGGGAGGTAGTAAAGCCTGTTGTTACCTAGGTAAAGGATGCTGAGCTGAGGCAGTCGGCAGACAGCTGCTGGGAGCTCTTCGAAGCAGTTAAAGTCGAgggccagcagctgcagcttcctcAGCCCCTGCAGATCAGCAGGTAAAGTGCTGAGGTTGTTGTCACTCAGGTAAAGCTTCACCAGCTCATCAAAGACACAGGCAGCAAGAGGCAGCCGACGCAGCTGCCGACTGCTCAGGTCCAGGGTCCGATCGAGAGGCATCTCTTTCAGGTCCCCCACTAAGAAGCGTTGACAGCGCTCTGAGGGAATCAAGGCGATGACACCTCGCATGACATTACCCATCTTCCTAAACTGTCCCTGACCCACCCCTGGTCCTCCACACCAAAATAGTGCCAGGCAAGGGTTGAACTCACGCAGGCTGTTGGCATCTTTTAGAGAATTTCATGGCGTCCAAATAATTCTCCTCCACTCTGGAGTTCTGAccttgaaaacatgaaaaattaaAGTTAATAACAATTGAATACATCTGTGTGATAATGGATCATGTAGCTGCATGCAGCAGCAATTACATGATTATGATGCTGTGATAAAAGCCAAACCGATGAGCTATTTAAGACAATATCATCATTAGtcatcaaaaagaaaacagacaacaTAATGAGCATGGAGGTGATCATTACAAGTTTGAAAAAACACTTACTTTCCAATGTTATCCTGCTGATTTCCACGACTCTCAGCATCTCCAACAGAAAGCCATTTGTTTATCCAACTTAATGGGCTGAAAACCTATTGCATTCCCTGGACAGTTATTCCCCAGCGCACTCGCCTCGCTATCTCCTGGTGGCTCTGAGCTTTGCCCTGACTTTCATGGCGATAGCAACCACTGGCTGCGCTCTCCTCCCCATTTGTGCCTAATGACTTTCCCCCCCTTCTTCTCCAAGATGACAGAGgtggtagagagagagagagacagggaggagcaGGGTGCCAGGGATAAGCTCGAGAAGTGCTCTGTGATAAAAGAGCAGCAAAGGTCATTTACATTCTGTTTTAATCGGCCCGGATGCTGTCCTGGATCTG
This genomic interval from Paralichthys olivaceus isolate ysfri-2021 chromosome 7, ASM2471397v2, whole genome shotgun sequence contains the following:
- the lrrc10 gene encoding leucine-rich repeat-containing protein 10; translation: MGNVMRGVIALIPSERCQRFLVGDLKEMPLDRTLDLSSRQLRRLPLAACVFDELVKLYLSDNNLSTLPADLQGLRKLQLLALDFNCFEELPAAVCRLPQLSILYLGNNRLYYLPSELRALKELNTLWLETNCFTVFPEVVCELSNLKTLHLGYNQIRSLPQELGQLEELRSIWLAGNQLSEFPPVLLEMHFLAVLDVDRNKIRRFPALSHMQGLKLVIYDHNPCVNAPAVGEGVRRVGRWADCSDDEQEEDGSKAASETTAEVVEIQPEEEHNI